In the genome of Candidatus Woesearchaeota archaeon, one region contains:
- the rpl12p gene encoding 50S ribosomal protein P1, with the protein MEYVYAAMLLHKAGKKVEEAHVKKVLEAAGITVNEAKVKALVSALNGVDIDKAISEASLPTAVSAQSAVASTAKPTEKKEEKKEEKKSEEEAAAGLGALFG; encoded by the coding sequence ATGGAATATGTCTATGCAGCTATGTTATTGCATAAAGCTGGAAAAAAAGTTGAAGAAGCACATGTTAAAAAAGTGCTTGAAGCTGCCGGAATTACAGTAAACGAAGCAAAAGTTAAAGCTCTTGTATCAGCTCTAAATGGTGTTGATATAGATAAAGCTATCTCAGAAGCTTCACTTCCAACTGCTGTATCAGCACAGTCTGCTGTTGCAAGTACTGCAAAGCCAACTGAAAAGAAGGAGGAGAAGAAAGAGGAAAAGAAGAGCGAAGAAGAAGCTGCAGCTGGTTTAGGTGCACTTTTCGGATAA